One window of Ferrimicrobium sp. genomic DNA carries:
- a CDS encoding ribonuclease H: MALLVYTDGACKGNPGPGGWAWFEPTSLAYDSGGEALTTNQRMELAAVLHALESHAGDLTIRSDSTYVVNCFRQSWWKKWEVNGFKTSKGDAVANSDLWRPLLAEALHAGRSVTFEWVKGHSRDPHNNRVDALAQEAANRFR, translated from the coding sequence ATGGCGTTGTTGGTGTACACGGACGGTGCGTGCAAAGGAAATCCAGGTCCCGGGGGCTGGGCTTGGTTTGAACCGACTTCGCTGGCCTACGATTCAGGTGGGGAGGCTTTGACCACCAATCAGCGGATGGAGCTCGCGGCGGTCTTGCATGCACTTGAGTCCCATGCCGGTGATCTCACGATCCGATCCGACTCCACGTATGTGGTCAATTGCTTTCGTCAGTCATGGTGGAAGAAGTGGGAAGTGAATGGCTTTAAGACCAGCAAGGGTGATGCGGTGGCCAATAGTGATCTCTGGCGACCACTGCTCGCTGAAGCGTTGCATGCTGGTCGGAGTGTCACCTTTGAGTGGGTGAAGGGTCACAGCAGGGATCCACACAACAACAGAGTGGACGCACTTGCCCAGGAAGCAGCGAATCGCTTTCGATAA
- a CDS encoding dihydrolipoamide acetyltransferase family protein, whose amino-acid sequence MADVIMPQLGETVTEGTITKWLVQVGDTVEIDQPLFEVSTDKVDSEVPATASGVVSELVVPEGETVAVGTVVARVGDAGSAPAPAPQPAPAPAPQPAPAPQPAPTPQPAPAPAPQPAPTPAPQPAPAPQPAPAPQPAPAPQPAPAPQPSKEYGDLVLSPVVRHLIEENNLDPASIQGTGVGGRITRSDVLSILDRLAEQSRAGAQAPAPQPASAPQPAPAPAPQRSSSTPVRREEAPVAYSGPDIEPGSRDYVVPFTNIRRRTAEHMIHSKAVSAHTLMSIEVDFERVERVRRAAGSDFKAEEGFSLTYLPFIARAVVESVRAYPNVNASVLGDSLVVHRDINLSIAVDLNLEGLIAPVIHGADGKRLTGIAREIHDLASRARTRRLAADDIAGGTFTITNPGPFGTFMTGAIINQPQVVILATDGIARKPVVIVDGEGNESIGIHSVGMLTLNFDHRAVDGAYAAAFLAKLKQVIETWNWEQEL is encoded by the coding sequence TTGGCTGATGTAATTATGCCACAGTTGGGAGAGACCGTTACCGAGGGTACTATCACGAAGTGGTTGGTGCAGGTTGGCGATACAGTTGAGATCGACCAACCCCTCTTTGAGGTTTCTACAGACAAGGTGGATTCTGAGGTTCCGGCCACCGCATCAGGAGTGGTGAGTGAGCTTGTAGTACCAGAAGGGGAAACCGTTGCTGTAGGTACTGTGGTTGCGAGGGTGGGAGATGCAGGTTCGGCCCCAGCCCCAGCTCCACAGCCGGCCCCGGCCCCAGCTCCACAACCAGCCCCGGCCCCACAGCCGGCCCCAACTCCACAGCCGGCCCCGGCCCCAGCTCCACAGCCTGCCCCGACCCCAGCTCCACAACCAGCCCCGGCCCCACAGCCTGCCCCGGCTCCACAGCCGGCCCCAGCTCCACAGCCGGCCCCGGCCCCACAGCCGAGTAAGGAGTACGGTGATTTGGTTCTGTCGCCGGTTGTACGCCATCTCATCGAAGAAAATAACCTTGACCCAGCGTCAATTCAAGGGACAGGCGTTGGTGGGCGCATTACTCGATCTGATGTGTTATCGATTCTTGATCGCTTGGCAGAACAGTCGCGTGCAGGAGCACAGGCCCCGGCCCCACAGCCAGCCTCAGCTCCACAGCCGGCCCCTGCCCCAGCTCCACAGCGATCTTCGTCGACTCCTGTTCGTAGGGAAGAGGCGCCCGTAGCCTACTCTGGTCCGGATATTGAGCCGGGTTCACGGGATTATGTCGTTCCGTTTACCAATATTCGTCGTCGGACCGCTGAACACATGATTCATTCGAAGGCGGTTTCAGCGCATACGCTAATGTCGATCGAGGTTGACTTTGAACGGGTCGAGCGTGTTCGTCGAGCTGCTGGTTCTGACTTTAAGGCCGAGGAGGGCTTTAGCCTGACGTACCTTCCATTTATCGCTCGAGCAGTAGTTGAGTCGGTAAGGGCCTACCCCAATGTCAATGCATCCGTGTTGGGCGATTCGCTAGTGGTCCATCGAGATATTAACTTGTCTATTGCAGTCGATCTTAATTTGGAGGGTTTAATTGCCCCGGTAATCCATGGCGCTGATGGGAAGCGGTTGACCGGAATCGCTCGAGAGATCCATGATCTCGCTTCCCGTGCCCGTACCCGACGCCTAGCTGCCGACGATATCGCTGGCGGCACCTTTACGATAACCAATCCGGGTCCGTTTGGTACCTTCATGACAGGCGCAATTATCAACCAACCTCAGGTGGTTATTCTGGCGACTGACGGTATTGCTCGCAAGCCGGTCGTGATCGTCGATGGTGAAGGTAATGAGTCGATTGGAATCCATTCGGTTGGGATGTTAACACTGAACTTTGATCATCGAGCGGTCGATGGGGCTTACGCAGCAGCGTTCCTCGCCAAACTCAAGCAGGTGATCGAGACATGGAATTGGGAGCAGGAGCTTTGA
- a CDS encoding aldo/keto reductase, producing the protein MRYRELNGIRFSVVGLGTWQFGSPEWGYGREYSERVAYELVEEALSLGINLFDTAELYGFGRSETILGQALGSHRRQALIASKYAPIVPLPGVGRKHARRSAARLGVEEIDLYQLHFPNPLFSLRAEVAEFEPMLHAGDIRMLGLSNYSLGAWRRTQDSVSFPLWTNQVHLSLFTRRPVREMIPWATANDRLVIAYSPLEQGLLSGRYDIDNKPTNLRRLKREFGDRTLLAFRPVRQVMERVARSYDATIAQVALAWVLSHESVVAIPGASSVEQLRSNAQAADLILSEDDYLDLAEVAQRMWP; encoded by the coding sequence GTGAGATATCGAGAGCTCAATGGGATTCGGTTCAGCGTGGTCGGGCTGGGAACATGGCAATTCGGTTCGCCTGAGTGGGGTTATGGTCGTGAGTACTCGGAGCGGGTCGCTTACGAACTTGTTGAGGAGGCCCTGAGTCTGGGTATCAACTTATTTGATACCGCCGAACTGTACGGGTTCGGTCGTTCCGAGACCATCCTCGGCCAGGCGCTTGGTTCCCATCGCCGACAAGCATTGATCGCCTCGAAGTATGCCCCGATCGTTCCTCTGCCCGGTGTAGGAAGGAAGCATGCGCGACGTTCAGCGGCTCGGTTGGGGGTGGAGGAGATCGATCTCTATCAACTTCATTTTCCTAATCCATTGTTTTCGCTACGGGCAGAAGTGGCAGAGTTCGAGCCAATGCTCCATGCGGGCGATATTCGAATGCTTGGGTTGTCCAACTACTCACTGGGAGCATGGCGGCGCACACAGGATTCGGTAAGCTTTCCGCTGTGGACGAATCAAGTCCATCTGTCACTTTTCACGCGGAGACCAGTGCGCGAGATGATCCCTTGGGCGACAGCAAATGATCGACTGGTTATCGCGTACTCACCACTTGAGCAGGGACTATTATCTGGACGTTACGATATTGACAATAAGCCGACAAACCTCCGGCGGCTGAAACGGGAGTTTGGTGACCGTACGTTGTTAGCGTTCAGGCCGGTACGCCAAGTGATGGAACGTGTGGCGCGAAGTTATGACGCGACAATTGCTCAGGTTGCGTTAGCCTGGGTGTTGTCTCACGAATCTGTGGTAGCGATTCCTGGTGCGTCCTCGGTTGAACAGCTGAGGTCGAATGCTCAAGCCGCTGACTTGATTCTTTCAGAGGATGACTACCTTGACCTGGCTGAGGTTGCCCAGCGAATGTGGCCATGA
- a CDS encoding SDR family NAD(P)-dependent oxidoreductase, with the protein MDIRGEVAVISGGASGLGFAAAAALAEAGAHVVLADRNEQAGREAAGKIGDLATFVLTDVVEETSVSDLMIEAAKVGVLRMVVSCAGIGIAERTIGRNGNPHDYASFERVIRVNLMGTFNMLRFGAQYLSRNDPRDGQRGVIVNTASIAAYDGQIGQLAYAASKGGIVGMTLPAARDLSSVGIRVAAVAPGIMDTPLLGMLPEEVRSALGASIPFPKRLGLPAEFAKLVLAILDNDYLNGEVIRLDGALRMPPR; encoded by the coding sequence ATGGATATTCGAGGAGAAGTGGCGGTTATCAGCGGCGGAGCATCAGGCTTAGGATTCGCAGCGGCAGCTGCGCTGGCCGAGGCCGGGGCACATGTGGTGTTGGCGGATCGCAATGAGCAGGCGGGACGAGAGGCGGCAGGGAAGATCGGTGACCTTGCAACGTTTGTGCTGACTGATGTCGTTGAGGAGACTTCTGTCAGCGACCTGATGATTGAGGCCGCTAAAGTCGGCGTGCTTCGCATGGTGGTCAGTTGCGCAGGCATTGGGATCGCTGAACGCACAATTGGTCGAAACGGCAATCCGCATGATTATGCGAGCTTCGAGCGAGTGATTCGGGTGAACCTGATGGGAACCTTCAACATGCTACGTTTTGGTGCGCAATATCTGTCGCGAAACGACCCTCGCGATGGCCAACGCGGTGTAATCGTTAATACCGCCTCTATCGCCGCCTATGACGGTCAGATTGGCCAACTCGCATACGCAGCTTCAAAAGGCGGTATCGTAGGAATGACGCTCCCTGCAGCACGTGATCTTTCGAGTGTTGGCATCCGAGTAGCTGCTGTTGCCCCTGGGATCATGGATACTCCGCTCTTAGGCATGTTGCCCGAGGAGGTCCGATCGGCACTGGGAGCCTCGATCCCCTTCCCGAAGCGACTTGGACTCCCGGCTGAGTTTGCCAAACTCGTTCTCGCCATCCTCGACAACGACTACCTCAATGGTGAGGTCATTCGCCTTGATGGTGCGCTTCGTATGCCACCTCGTTGA
- the lpdA gene encoding dihydrolipoyl dehydrogenase: MSEEQAFDVVILGAGPAGYAAALYGASAGLKIGIVERDRVGGTCLQRGCVPAKEYLETAAVYRSIRGSAEFGIAVSDPVVDFAISQKRKQAVVDKLTGGLAGLMRSRGIVTYAGDGAYEGDGRISVSTGEKLVGDKVIISTGSRPRVIPGFEVDGRYVLTSDEVLLLEELPKSVAIVGGGVIGCEFASLMADLGSKVTIVEALPRLLPGVDQDLVDVMIRSFKKRGIAIRTGVGVTGHSPDGKETTLTLADGSSLVVNQIVVAVGRRPNSEGIFQGRSAVSVSERGFVEVDENYETSEPGVYAIGDLIDTAQLAHVGFAEGVAVIKTILGERSAPVDYSRVPWCIYTHPEIAFAGLTEEQAKDRGYDPIVKKDPLGGNSRARIIGEVDGFVKVVADRATHQILGVHIVGPWATELLSPGYLAVNWEASAEELAYFIQPHPTLSEAFGETVFALTGRSLHVG, from the coding sequence TTGAGCGAAGAGCAAGCTTTTGATGTGGTGATTCTGGGTGCAGGGCCAGCTGGTTATGCGGCAGCGCTTTACGGTGCGTCGGCGGGCCTCAAGATCGGTATCGTAGAGCGCGATCGAGTTGGTGGTACGTGCCTGCAGCGTGGTTGCGTGCCCGCCAAGGAGTATCTGGAGACGGCCGCGGTCTACCGCTCTATTCGTGGATCGGCTGAGTTCGGGATTGCTGTCAGCGACCCGGTTGTGGATTTTGCCATCTCGCAAAAACGCAAGCAAGCGGTAGTGGACAAGTTGACGGGTGGGTTGGCTGGCCTCATGAGGAGCCGTGGGATCGTGACGTATGCGGGTGACGGTGCCTATGAAGGTGATGGGCGTATCTCGGTATCGACAGGGGAGAAGCTCGTTGGCGACAAGGTCATCATCTCAACAGGGTCGCGTCCACGTGTCATCCCCGGTTTTGAGGTCGATGGCCGTTACGTTCTGACCTCCGACGAAGTCTTGTTGTTGGAGGAGCTTCCTAAGTCAGTAGCCATCGTCGGCGGTGGGGTTATTGGTTGTGAGTTCGCCTCGTTAATGGCTGACCTAGGCAGCAAGGTTACGATCGTTGAGGCACTGCCACGGTTGTTGCCAGGTGTCGATCAGGATCTTGTCGACGTGATGATACGCTCGTTCAAGAAGCGTGGAATCGCGATTCGCACTGGTGTTGGAGTCACCGGACACAGTCCCGATGGTAAAGAAACCACCCTGACGTTAGCAGATGGCAGCTCGTTGGTGGTCAACCAAATTGTTGTTGCGGTCGGTAGGCGCCCCAATTCTGAGGGCATATTTCAGGGTAGATCCGCGGTTTCGGTGTCCGAGAGAGGCTTTGTCGAGGTTGACGAAAACTATGAAACGTCGGAACCAGGCGTCTATGCCATTGGCGATTTGATTGACACCGCTCAGCTTGCACACGTGGGTTTTGCCGAAGGGGTTGCGGTAATCAAGACAATACTTGGCGAGAGGTCTGCTCCGGTTGATTATTCCAGAGTTCCCTGGTGTATTTATACCCATCCCGAGATCGCCTTTGCCGGACTAACGGAGGAGCAGGCTAAAGATCGGGGATACGACCCGATCGTGAAGAAGGATCCACTTGGTGGAAACTCGCGTGCGCGCATCATCGGCGAGGTGGACGGCTTCGTAAAAGTGGTTGCAGATCGAGCGACCCATCAAATTTTAGGTGTCCACATTGTTGGCCCTTGGGCAACAGAACTGCTTTCACCGGGCTACCTAGCGGTGAACTGGGAAGCAAGTGCCGAAGAGCTGGCGTATTTTATTCAACCACATCCGACCCTTTCGGAGGCGTTCGGAGAGACAGTTTTTGCACTTACTGGAAGGAGTTTGCACGTTGGCTGA